The DNA region TTCGCCTGGATCTCGTCGATCTGCAGCAGGCCCATCAGGCCCTCGCGCGCGACGTCGACGGTGTCGCTGCGCCGGATCAGCGCGATGACCTCGTCGATGGCGTCCAGGGCCTTCAGCAGACCGCGCAGGATGTGCGCGCGCTCCTCGGCCTTGCGCAGCCGGAACTTCGTGCGCCGGACGATGACCTCGATCTGGTGGCTCACCCAGTGGCGGATGAACGCGTCCAGGGACAGCGTGCGCGGCACGCCGTCGACGAGCGCCAGCATGTTGGCGCCGAAGTTCGTCTGCAGGTCCGTGTGCTTGTAGAGGTTGTTCAGTACGACCTTGGCGACGGCGTCGCGCTTGAGCACGATGACCAGTCGCTGGCCGGTACGGGAGGACGTCTCGTCGCGGACGTCGGCGATGCCGCCGACCTTGCCGTCCTTGACCAGGTCGGCGATCTTCTGCGCGAGGTTGTCCGGGTTCGTCTGGTACGGGAGCTCGGTGACCACCAGGCACTGGCGGTTCTGGATCTCCTCGACCTCGACGACCGCGCGCATCGTGATGGAGCCACGGCCCGTGCGGTACGCCTCCTCGATGCCCTTGCGGCCCACCACGAGGGCGCCGGTCGGGAAGTCGGGGCCCTTGATGCGCTCGATGAGGGCGTCGAGCAGCTCCTCGTGGCTGGCCTCGGGGTGCTCCAGGGCCCACTGGGCGCCCGCGGCGACCTCGCGCAGGTTGTGCGGCGGGATGTTGGTCGCCATGCCGACCGCGATGCCCGCCGAGCCGTTGATCAGCAGGTTCGGGAAGCGGGACGGCAGGACGGTGGGCTCCTGGGAGCGGCCGTCGTAGTTGTCCGTGAAGTCGACGGTCTCCTCGTCGATGTCGCGGACCATCTCCATGGACAGCGGCGCCATCTTGCACTCGGTGTAGCGCATGGCGGCGGCGGGGTCGTTGCCCGGGGAGCCGAAGTTGCCGTTGGAGTCCACCAGCGGCATGCGCATCGACCACGGCTGCGCGAGGCGGACCAGCGCGTCGTAGATCGAGGAGTCGCCGTGCGGGTGGTAGTTGCCCATGACGTCGCCGACGACGCGGGCGCACTTGTAGAAGCCCTTCTCGGGCCGGTAGCCGCCGTCGTACATCGCGTACAGGACGCGGCGGTGGACGGGCTTGAGGCCGTCGCGGACGTCGGGCAGCGCGCGGGACACGATGACGGACATCGCGTAGTCCAGGTACGAGCGCTGCATCTCGGTCTCGAGCCCGACGGGCTCGATCCGCAGCGTCTGGCCCTCGTCGTCCGCGGGCGTGGTGGGGTTGTTCTCGTCGGCCATGGCCGGTCAAGATCCTTTCGGTGCGGTCAGCAGCCAGTAGTCGGCAGTCGGCGACTTCGAGTGCCTGACCGGCTCAGATGTCGAGGAAGCGGACGTCCTTGGCGTTGCGCTGGATGAACGAGCGGCGCGCCTCGACGTCCTCGCCCATGAGGACCGAGAACAGGTCGTCGGCCTGCGCGGCGTCGTCGAGCGTGACGAGGCCGAGCACGCGGTGCTCCTGGTCCATGGTCGTGATGCGCAGCTCCTCGGCGTTCATCTCACCGAGACCCTTGAAGCGCTGGACCGAGTCCTCGCGGATGCGCTTGCCGTTCTGGCGGCCGAGCTCGATGAGCGCGTCGCGCTCGCGGTCCGAGTACGCGTACTGGAAGTCGTCCCGGCTCCACTTGATCTTGTAGAGCGGCGGGCGGGACAGGTAGACGTGCCCGGCCTCGACGAGCGGCCGCATGAAGCGGAACAGGAACGTCAGGAGCAGGGTGTTGATGTGCTGGCCGTCGACATCGGCGTCCGCCATCAGGATGATCTTGTGATAGCGGAGCTTCTCGATGTCGAAGTCCTCGTGGACCCCGGTGCCGAAGGCCGAGATCAGCGCCTGGATCTCCTGGTTCTGCAGGATCTTGTCGACGCGGGCCTTCTCGACGTTCAGGATCTTGCCGCGGATGGGCAGGATGGCCTGGTACTGCGGGTTCCGGCCGGACTTGGCGGAGCCGCCGGCGGAGTCACCCTCGACGATGAAGATCTCGCACTTCGTCGGGTCGTTCGACTGGCAGTCGGAGAGCTTGCCCGGCAGGGACGCGGTCTCCAGCAGGCCCTTGCGGCGCGTGAGGTCGCGCGCCTTGCGGGCGGCAACGCGCGCGGTGGCGGCCTGGATGCCCTTGCGGATGATGTCCGCGGCCTCGTTCGGGTTGCGGTCGAACCAGTCCGTCAGGTGCTCGTGCACGACCTTCTGGACGAAGGTCTTCGCCTCGGTGTTGCCGAGCTTCGTCTTGGTCTGGCCCTCGAACTGCGGCTCGCCGAGCTTCACCGAGATGATCGCGGTCAGACCCTCGCGGATGTCCTCACCCGTGAGGTTGTCGTCCTTCTCGCGGAGCAGCTTCTTGTCGCGTGCGTACCGGTTGACGAGGCCGGTCAGCGCGGCGCGGAAGCCCTCTTCGTGGGTGCCGCCCTCGTGCGTGTGGATGGTGTTGGCGAAGGAGTAAACGCCTTCGCTGTACTGGGAGTTCCACTGCATCGCGATCTCGACCGAGAGCATGCGCTCCTTGTCCTCGGCCTCGACGTCGATGACGGTCGGGTGGACGACCTCGCCCTTGCGGGAGTTGAGGTACGTCACGAAGTCGACGATGCCGCCCTCGTAGTGGTACGTGACCGTGCGGACCTCTTCGACGGTGTCGTCGCTGGCCTCGGCGGAGTCGGCGCCCGCCGTGGCCTTCGCCGACTCGCGCTCGTCGGTCAGCTTGATCGTCAGGCCCTTGTTGAGGAAGGCCATCTCCTGGAAGCGCCGCGCGAGCGTCTCGAAGGAGTACTCGGTGGTCTCGAAGATGTCGCCGTCGGCCCAGAAGGTGACGGACGTGCCCGTCTCGTCGGTGGCCTCGTGCCGCTCGAGCGGTGCTGTCGGGGCACCGCTCTTGTAGTCCTGCGTCCAGCGGTACCCGTCGGTCTTGATCTCGACGGACAGCTTCGTGGAGAGCGCGTTCACCACGGAGACACCCACGCCGTGCAGACCACCGGAGACGGCGTACCCGCCGCCGCCGAACTTGCCGCCCGCGTGCAGCACGGTCAGGACGACCTCGACGGCCGGCTTCTTCTCCACGGGGTGGATGCCCACCGGGATGCCACGGCCGTTGTCGATCACGCGCACGCCGCCGTCGGCGAGGATCGTGACGTCGATGCTGTCGGCGTGACCGGCCAGGGCCTCGTCGACGGAGTTGTCGACGACTTCCTGCACCAGGTGATGCAGACCACGCTCACCGGTCGAGCCGATGTACATGCCGGGCCGCTTGCGGACCGCGTCCAGACCCTCGAGGACGGTGATGGCGCTGGCGTCGTACGACGAGGCGCCCTCTCCGGAAGCCGCGGCGGCTGCCTGCGACTCCGGGGGGGCCTCGTCGGCGGCGCCGACGGCAGTGGACGGGATGTTCTCGTTGGGGTTGCCGGAATCGGCCACGAAGCGCCCTTTCTGGCACAGCACAAGCCAAGCTCCCGGCGCTCGCCGGAGCGGCTGCGGCGTGTTGCGTTGGTAAGCCTGGTTCAGCTCTTGCTCAGCTTCTCCCGTCGCTCCCCACGCTTGGGGCGGGATTAGCTTCCAGTCTACCGGTAGCGCCGACAGTGATGGGGGTTTGCCGGTACCTGAGTCCGCATGTGCCGCCCTGAACCGGCATCAGCCGACTCCCCATATGCGGCCCCGGGGTCCCAGAGGCTCACAGCGGCACTCAGCGCTTCGGGAGATGAACCACCAGCTACGGTCCGGATCACGTCATCCGTAGGTGTCGCCGGGACCCGTGCTGCCGGGCGCGCGCAAGGGTCCGAAGCGGTGCGCGGGGCCCCCGGGGCCGAGGACCTTGATGATGCGCACGGTCCCGTGGCCCAGGTCCTCGTTGAGGCGCGCGACCAGCTGCGGAGCCAGCAGGCGCAGGTTCGTCGCCCAGGCCGTGGAGTCGCACTGCACGGTCAGGACCCGCTCGTTCTCGTCGTACCGCTGCGGTACGCAGTGCTTGGCCAGGTCGTCGCCGACGATCTGGGGCCAGCGGCCCATCACACCGCCCACGGCGGCCGGGGTCTCCCAGCCACGCTCGGTGATCAAGCGGTTGATCGCGGAGCCGAGGGGCAGCGGGTCGCGCCCGTCCGCCCG from Streptomyces flavofungini includes:
- a CDS encoding DUF721 domain-containing protein; the protein is MTGQEPQPERDAPKTGGTANAPGAPDTPKTPEPSGVDLARVALRAAKEQARARGDATQQKKQARRGGLRSGARADGRDPLPLGSAINRLITERGWETPAAVGGVMGRWPQIVGDDLAKHCVPQRYDENERVLTVQCDSTAWATNLRLLAPQLVARLNEDLGHGTVRIIKVLGPGGPAHRFGPLRAPGSTGPGDTYG
- the gyrB gene encoding DNA topoisomerase (ATP-hydrolyzing) subunit B, with the protein product MLCQKGRFVADSGNPNENIPSTAVGAADEAPPESQAAAAASGEGASSYDASAITVLEGLDAVRKRPGMYIGSTGERGLHHLVQEVVDNSVDEALAGHADSIDVTILADGGVRVIDNGRGIPVGIHPVEKKPAVEVVLTVLHAGGKFGGGGYAVSGGLHGVGVSVVNALSTKLSVEIKTDGYRWTQDYKSGAPTAPLERHEATDETGTSVTFWADGDIFETTEYSFETLARRFQEMAFLNKGLTIKLTDERESAKATAGADSAEASDDTVEEVRTVTYHYEGGIVDFVTYLNSRKGEVVHPTVIDVEAEDKERMLSVEIAMQWNSQYSEGVYSFANTIHTHEGGTHEEGFRAALTGLVNRYARDKKLLREKDDNLTGEDIREGLTAIISVKLGEPQFEGQTKTKLGNTEAKTFVQKVVHEHLTDWFDRNPNEAADIIRKGIQAATARVAARKARDLTRRKGLLETASLPGKLSDCQSNDPTKCEIFIVEGDSAGGSAKSGRNPQYQAILPIRGKILNVEKARVDKILQNQEIQALISAFGTGVHEDFDIEKLRYHKIILMADADVDGQHINTLLLTFLFRFMRPLVEAGHVYLSRPPLYKIKWSRDDFQYAYSDRERDALIELGRQNGKRIREDSVQRFKGLGEMNAEELRITTMDQEHRVLGLVTLDDAAQADDLFSVLMGEDVEARRSFIQRNAKDVRFLDI
- the gyrA gene encoding DNA gyrase subunit A, with the protein product MADENNPTTPADDEGQTLRIEPVGLETEMQRSYLDYAMSVIVSRALPDVRDGLKPVHRRVLYAMYDGGYRPEKGFYKCARVVGDVMGNYHPHGDSSIYDALVRLAQPWSMRMPLVDSNGNFGSPGNDPAAAMRYTECKMAPLSMEMVRDIDEETVDFTDNYDGRSQEPTVLPSRFPNLLINGSAGIAVGMATNIPPHNLREVAAGAQWALEHPEASHEELLDALIERIKGPDFPTGALVVGRKGIEEAYRTGRGSITMRAVVEVEEIQNRQCLVVTELPYQTNPDNLAQKIADLVKDGKVGGIADVRDETSSRTGQRLVIVLKRDAVAKVVLNNLYKHTDLQTNFGANMLALVDGVPRTLSLDAFIRHWVSHQIEVIVRRTKFRLRKAEERAHILRGLLKALDAIDEVIALIRRSDTVDVAREGLMGLLQIDEIQANAILEMQLRRLAALERQKIVAEHDELQLKIDEYNAILASPQKQRAIVSEELAAIVDKFGEDRRSALVPFDGDMSIEDLIAEEDIVVTITRGGYVKRTKTHDYRSQKRGGKGVRGTKLKEDDIVDHFFVSTTHHWLLFFTNKGRVYRAKAYELPDAGRDARGQHVANLLAFQPDEQIAEILAIRDYEAVPYLVLATKAGLVKKTPLKDYDSPRSGGVIAINLRETDDGSDDELIGAELVSAEDDLLLISKKAQSIRFTATDDALRPMGRATSGVKGMSFRDGDQLLSMNVVRPGTFVFTATDGGYAKRTAVDEYRVQGRGGLGIKAAKIVEDRGELVGALVVEETDEILAITLSGGVIRTRVNEVRETGRDTMGVQLINLGKRDAVVGIARNAEAGREAEEVDGDVDESSDGEPAVGTDEGTESPAE